Genomic segment of Streptomyces alboniger:
ATCGTCGCCGAACGCGGTGTCGCCGACGGCCTGCCCCCGGGGCTGGACCCCGCCCGCGTCGACGCGGCCCGCCGCGCCCTGCGGTGCGAGCCGTTCGCCGAGCTGCGGGCGGCGACGAGCGCGCCGATGACGGCCGGGCGGTTCTGGCGGAATCTGACGGGCGCGGTGGGGCTCACGTCGTTCCGTTTTCCGAATGATCCGGTGCGGGCGGAGAAGGAGCTGTGCCGGTAGCGGGTCACGGCCCGGCCGCTCGCCGCGGTCAGCTCGCGTACCGGCACCGCACGATCACCGCACGCTACGCTCGCCCCATGAGCCTGGAATGGGAGCAAGTCGTAGTCGACGCGGCGGACCCGGGGGCGCTGGGGCGGTGGTGGGCCGGGGCTCTCGGTTGGGTGGTCGTCGACGACTCCGCCGACGAGTGCGAGATCAGGCCGGAGCCCGACCGGCTTCCGGGCCTGCTCTTCGGCCGGGCGGCGGAGAAGGAGACGGTGAAGCGGACGGAGAAGAACCGGCTGCACCTGGACTTCCGTCCGGACGA
This window contains:
- a CDS encoding VOC family protein encodes the protein MSLEWEQVVVDAADPGALGRWWAGALGWVVVDDSADECEIRPEPDRLPGLLFGRAAEKETVKRTEKNRLHLDFRPDDRDAEVARLLAHGARHADVGQTGDEPWVVLADPEGNQFCVLGPRRP